A genomic segment from Montipora foliosa isolate CH-2021 chromosome 9, ASM3666993v2, whole genome shotgun sequence encodes:
- the LOC137971699 gene encoding uncharacterized protein, producing MIIGSVDSVTVGDAMIKPVTCVRNLVVWFDQHMTMRDRIGKICSKMFYSLYNLRQIRKCLTDEACKTLVHALVTCHLDYCNTLLHDVSQYQQQRLQRVLNAAAQLICRLPKYCHITRVFKDVHWLPIKYRVIFKITLPVFKIVHGLAPSYLETLIRVKPEGHNLLRNKDHLLVPKDKCKTFGDRAFFKSGPYCGTVYLTILDK from the coding sequence ATGATCATCGGTTCTGTGGACAGTGTCACAGTTGGTGATGCTATGATTAAACCCGTAACATGTGTACGAAATCTTGTTGTATGGTTCGACCAGCACATGACAATGAGAGATCGCATTGGGAAAATATGTAGCAAAATGTTCTACAGTCTCTATAACCTACGACAAATAAGAAAATGCTTGACGGATGAGGCCTGTAAGACCCTGGTGCATGCACTCGTGACCTGCCATTTAGATTACTGTAATACCTTACTGCATGATGTCTCACAATACCAACAACAACGTCTACAGAGGGTTCTCAATGCAGCTGCTCAGTTGATATGCCGTTTACCGAAATATTGTCACATAACACGAGTGTTTAAAGACGTTCACTGGCTACCGATAAAATATCGAGTTATCTTTAAGATCACCCTGCCAGTTTTCAAAATTGTACATGGTCTAGCACCCTCATATTTGGAAACTCTGATAAGAGTGAAACCGGAAGGACATAACctcctcagaaacaaagatCACCTGTTGGTTCCAAAAGATAAATGCAAAACGTTTGGAGACAGGGCTTTCTTCAAATCTGGACCATACTGTGGAACAGTTTACCTGACAATATTAGACAAATAA
- the LOC137971700 gene encoding uncharacterized protein: MWTQHWPITELKILDREVRKIIVENGGKHPGGSTALLYLPREQGRRGLRAVEMEFKVTKVKAAIRMYENQDPTMKIVREFDERAESFGHKSIVKDAAKFAAELGVDLHLKHPEPVCVMSSGEAIPPQRVKGVLKEWVEEKYERDVRGLEWQGKLLRERKDDEQLCTNGCFSWLSTWRSCPTYTIAGAFELYEQLLPTKLYTSKKTHTSCSGDVKCRICGHAQESVSHILSGCTALAQTKYLFRHNMALRVLFYEILHDQGLLEELPPWYSPVMPKPEYRSEQVEAWWDVPVYADHQEVRANRVDARIVDHANKKVLTLEMSCPWISNREKKSEEKTMKYGPLRWELKQQYRGYEVIQHNIIMDVLGGWSRETETPIQSLVGRKANQVLEAMQKAVLSSSLNIARTFKVMI; this comes from the coding sequence ATGTGGACTCAACACTGGCCGATAACAGAGTTGAAGATCTTGGACAGGGAAGTGCGCAAGATCATAGTGGAAAATGGCGGGAAACACCCAGGTGGTTCTACGGCTCTCTTGTACCTCCCGAGGGAACAAGGCAGAAGAGGTCTACGTGCGGTGGAGATGGAGTTTAAAGTGACCAAGGTCAAAGCAGCGATTCGAATGTATGAGAACCAAGACCCGACGATGAAAATAGTGAGAGAGTTTGACGAAAGAGCCGAGTCATTCGGCCATAAATCAATAGTGAAAGATGCGGCAAAGTTTGCGGCGGAGTTGGGTGTTGACCTTCATCTTAAACACCCGGAACCTGTATGTGTTATGAGCAGTGGAGAGGCCATCCCACCGCAACGCGTGAAGGGAGTGCTGAAAGAATGGGTGGAGGAGAAGTATGAGAGGGACGTACGCGGCCTAGAATGGCAGGGGAAGCTGCTGAGAGAGAGAAAGGACGATGAACAGCTGTGCACGAACGGATGTTTCAGCTGGCTGAGTACATGGAGATCATGTCCCACGTATACTATTGCCGGTGCGTTTGAACTGTACGAGCAACTTTTGCCAACAAAGCTCTACACTAGCAAAAAGACTCACACAAGTTGCTCTGGGGATGTGAAGTGTAGAATATGTGGCCACGCCCAAGAGAGTGTCTCTCATATCCTGTCCGGGTGCACTGCGTTGGCTCAGACCAAGTATTTGTTCAGACACAACATGGCTCTAAGGGTCCTGTTTTATGAGATCTTACATGACCAGGGTCTTCTCGAGGAACTACCACCGTGGTACTCGCCAGTAATGCCCAAGCCGGAGTACAGGTCAGAACAAGTGGAAGCATGGTGGGATGTACCCGTGTATGCGGACCACCAGGAGGTTCGAGCCAACCGTGTAGACGCGAGGATTGTGGATCATGCAAACAAGAAAGTGCTGACCttagagatgagctgcccttggaTTAGTAACCGAGAGAAAAAGAGCGAGGAGAAGACGATGAAGTATGGCCCGTTaaggtgggaattgaagcaGCAGTATAGAGGTTACGAGGTGATTCAACATAACATTATCATGGACGTGTtgggaggctggtcgagagaaaCCGAAACCCCAATTCAATCACTGGTAGGACGTAAGGCGAATCAAGTTTTAGAGGCCATGCAAAAGGCAGTCTTGTCGTCATCCCTAAATATAGCGAGGACTTTCAAGGTTATGATATGA